The stretch of DNA tagAACTATAGAATAAAATTTGCCCTCACACTTTGCGTGATAActcattttaaaatgaattaatttaCATGAAGTACTATGGAAAATACTCTTCTCACGGAGGTTTCATGTTATCCCTATTGAATCAAGTTCAAAGAGGTAACCATTAGATCATTGGTCCGACAAGTGTTAAATGAAGCGAATAGTCGATCCCAAAACAACAACGCCATTTGTATTGTGACATTACGCAACTTCTAAAATCGATAACCAGACataataaaaatttctatatcTCAACAGTCGTTGAGTTATTGAACAACAAGCAGCTTTCACTGCTTATGTCTAGTTTCATCTTTAATTTTTGTCATTATCTCAtacttattttataaataaacttcAGATATTATGCGAATGCGATTATATGCACCACTATTTTGTTATCGAGTTATTGCATATCATCTGCATATATCCTTAACACACCAAGTTTGCAAAAAATCGCACCTACTTGAATCTCTTCTGAATCGTTTGTTTTAGTCATACtttttttcttgaataaatCCGGATGTTCCGACCAATGTTTCTGTGAAAGTGTTGTATGTTTGTTTCGATATGACAGAACCAGTCAATAGAGTCAATGGGTAAATACATGGAAGGCATTTATCCAGATACTGAGATATTTGGGTAAAATAGTGAATTATAGTGAAGGacttaaaatgttttcaatcgTAATTTTTCACTTTCACATCTGCTTCAAACTCTTCTCTCAATTTTTCTCTTCTTTCTTGTTCTAATTCATCTCTCTCCTTTCTACTCCCCGCTCTCTCGTCTCTTCTCTTTTTTCGTTCTATTCGAGTTTCTCTCCTTTCCTGCCTTTTCCCGTTCCGTATTTTTTTCAGCTCATTTCGTCGCAAAGTTGCAGAGTCTGCATCACTCACATTCTTATAAATCGTGCTCTGTATAAAATAAAACGACTTTAAGATTGGAACAGTTTATTCATAATGCAAAAGAAAATCCATGTGTGTTTGCGTAGTATGACATGGATTAAAATCAGCAGAACATGAATGTTACCATCAACATGGACAATAGCGGATTGCATGTTTTCATGTATAGTTACCAAATACCTACGGATATTCATAGATCCCACTTATGATTCAATATTTGATATGGTTACTCACATCGCTGTCATTATCATCCAATCCTATGTTAACTGCATGTTCTTCAAGAATAATAAGTTCTTCTATTCTATTTCCCTCTAACTTATGGGGGCACAAAGTTG from Styela clava chromosome 14, kaStyClav1.hap1.2, whole genome shotgun sequence encodes:
- the LOC144432072 gene encoding uncharacterized protein LOC144432072, producing the protein MTSLRQGSVNSEVFQSIHNCSTLCPHKLEGNRIEELIILEEHAVNIGLDDNDSDSTIYKNVSDADSATLRRNELKKIRNGKRQERRETRIERKKRRDERAGSRKERDELEQERREKLREEFEADVKKHWSEHPDLFKKKSMTKTNDSEEIQVDRKAKIIAIIGLLIVLVVTGLLYADRTLNPQESCDEMGI